The segment TAGAATGAGACAGAAAGTAAGAATAGGGTGGCACAGAAAACATTTCCATGGCATCACCCCTGCCACTTCCTATGGCTCAGAGTCTTTAGTATGTGAAAACAAGTTCCTGACTTTGTCACTGTTCAGGACTGAATCTTCCCTCAGAGCCCTCTCCAGACTAGCTGACAGGGAGTGGATCAGTTTCTTTCTGAATTGCTGACCTAGGAAAACATAGAGTATTGGGTTGAGACAGCTGTTGAAGGAAGCCAGAGTGCTTGCTGGGTTCACCCATGTGTGAATACTATTCATTGTCTCTTTATACCCAATATTgcctaaaagaaaaatcaattgaAAAGGGAACcaacagacaaagaaagaaaatgctacaGCAGTGAGGACACGTAAGGGACGACTGGGATTCACAAAGCCTCTTCTGCCTATCTTGGCAGCCATGAGGCCATAACAAATGACAATGAAGATCATGGGTATGCTGAAGCCAATAAGGAAACTGATGGTTACTGAAATTATTCTTACAGTCATGGACACCTTCAACTGCTCCTCAGGGGTTGCAGCCCAGGACTCAACATTACATATACAGTGCACTTTCCCTCTTTCATCTCTCACTGTTGTCAAGAAGATCAAATGTGGAAATATAAGCAACAGGACAAGTATCCATGCTCCAACAATTACTTTCCTTGCCAGATTCACAGTTCGATAATTCTGAGCCCATACAGGGTGCAGGACACAAATACAGCGATCCATAGCAATGAAAGTAATCAGGAAGATACTTAGAAAAAGGTTTATGTTTATAATCATGTGAACGAATTTGCAAAGGAACCAACCAAAAGGCCATTCTCCATTTATGACAATTGAGATGATCTGAAATGGTAGACTTGCCATATAAGAGAAGTCAGCCAAAGCCAGGTTCAAATAACAGATTGTTGTTACAGTGCTTGCCATCCGGAACCCAGCCACATAAATCACAAGCCCATTACCTAGCACACCAAGGACAAAGGTTATAGAAAGTACCACAACTAAGAAGATCCATATAACTCTGGGAGTGGTAGAATCATAAAACACCACTTCTGATCCATTCTGAGGGATGGAGAAGTTGGATTCCATTTTATCAGCACCTGTAACATTTCAATAATGACATTTTTCAGATGTGGCTCCATATTATAGATTTACTCAAATTCCCAAACATTACCTTTCATAACAGAGTACCTATCCTGAGGGTAATCTAGGAAAAATGATTCTCTGTTGAATGTCTGTTATGTAAAGCTTAGTTCTATACTTTATCAAAGAGCATTATTACTCCTCAGACTGATTATGAAATGCATCTTGACCTTGCACAGATATTGAACTGAGGATAGGAAGGGGGAAGGAACTGATTACTATGAAGAGGAGAAcattgggatatatatatatatatatatatatatatatatatatatatatataccattgtTCGTTGCTTTTTATTACTTCTTTGCTCTTGTAGGAATGAATTCAGCTAAGTCATACAGAAGGTTTAGGCTGAGGATTATTTTCAAGCAAAGCATAATTAGTAGCTAGGGAGAATATTGgattatgttttaaaaagattGTAAATGATGTGCTTTTAATTCCAGATGTAATATTGTTACAATTGTTTTGGcatttttctttgtctgttgGTTCCTCACTTAAGTCAATCATCCTAGGAACACCTTGTTACAAGACAACACTGCTCAGTGAAGACCATAACATCGTTGTAATTGTAGTCAATTTAGTTCTGTTACTTTTCACATTGTGATTTTCAAAGAGCTGTTTCTGATTATGAGGTATATAAAACACTTTCATGGTACCATTTAAGTCACCATTGCCCAAATCATAATACAGAACACTTTTTTGTCCGTATTTACATGTGTCTGAATGTTTATATAATTGCTTGTTCATGTTTGTATACTTAtgtttatatagttcatataAACTCACCTAGAATTTTCCATATGCCAAACAATTTAAACTATAGGAGAGATTCCTCTAACTGGCTGGAACTTAAGGAGGAGGCTAAATGACCAGCCAATATGCAGTTTGATACAATCTACATCAAAtcctccccaataaaatgaccaAAAAGGATCTCCATTTTTCAGACTTTTATTTTTCAAGGCAAGGACTTTACGAAGTGGTCTATCCCCAAAGCCACAGATTCCATTTAGGATGTATAATCATATCATATTTCTGAGTCTTCCACAGGGTaggaacaaaaatgattttatatcACAGGCAGGTCTCAGACCTTATAATAGTCTTgcatgtggcaacaacaaaatttTGTAACATTTTAGACATAGATATGGAAAAATTCAAATGTGTCTTTAAGAATGACTCCTGACAATGGGGAATTCAAGGGACAACTATCAAAGAAATAGCAGATAATCTTACTTCTAGCTTCTTGTTAAGCTCATGTTAGGTTTAAATCTAATTCTGTTCATGAAACAATGCAAAAACACTGAGCAATATATTCACCTTCTTTCTGACGTAGTTTAACAGACAGTCTCTTTGCATATATTTTGGATTATGTTCTTGGGCAAGTGGAATTGTGTCACCAGAAAATAAATGGGAAGGTCAAATGGGTTCAGAAATCCTGGTACCCTCAGACATGAAGATGATAGGAGTTTCATCTATTCCCTTCCAGGCTCCTTTTCTTCCTGTCCTAAAGCACGGGACCATGCCCCATGGGAAGAATGTAACCATTTGTCATGTAGCACAGAGATCTCCATGCCAATGAGGTTTTAGCCAACAAGGATCCCTTCCTGGTCATTCCTTACTGTAAAGGGTATTCAACCTCTTTTTCACCTCTAGTAAGTCTTATTCACCTACTCTCTACAATGAACAATCATTAAACTCTTCGGAACAAGGAAGTTTATCTCTCATCAAGATCTAATGTGGGGAAAAGACTTCATCATATAGAGCTGCCTAAGTCTTCCACAGAAGGCCCCTCTACACTCCTGATTCTCAATGATGGAGTAGGCTggagttccccctcccccagccccagtcTTATCCATGACGCCACTGCCACAGGACATCCAGGAGTTTGGGAACCTCTGCATTCTTAGCCTCAGCCTGCTTTGTTTCTCACCAGGGCTGGGACCCCCATCTTAGGATGTGTTCTCCCACTCCTGAGCTGTCCATTAGCCTGACATCTGACAGCCCAGGGTAAAATGCAGCCTAGAGCCTTCTGTTTTGTCTGACTGGCAGAGTTGCCACTTCTCAGTGGAGAGGTGAACTGAGGAACTGCATTGCTAATCCAAAGCATTTGTCTGAATCTAGAGTTGAAGAGAATGTTGCAAAGTTATAACCTCTGTATCATAATGTATGACTCCTTAAGGGTTTGCAGAGGCAGGAAGTCAGTGAGGGGTGGATAACATCTCTACCTTTCAGAGAGCATTTTCCCCTATTCCTTATTGAGATGAAGTTCTCCTTGCTTCCTATACTAAGAGTGAGCATATCTGTATATTTAGTTACTTGGGATACAGAGAGACCTAATAAGTTTTGGGAGAGGTCTGGGTCCTCTCCTTAATCTGCATGCATTATATAATctacacagatatttacatttatatgttaGTCTACcagatttattatttctttattttaagaataaattaatgttttgaTCAATTGTGAAACCTAGACAAAGTTATTTGAAGAGTGATAGAAAATCTGTTTTAATTCAAGTTGTTCTGACCTTTGAGGTCTTCCTCTACCACACTTAAACTACATCTTTCATACCCGTGTAACTGGTAATCTGTATTAACAAAACCAGTTAGAGGAAATGTCTTTGAACTTTCTCTACTTCTAAGGGTGACCTATTATGAATTCTTCTGTATATAACCCCAACCGATTCATTGGTTCACTAATTAGATTTTTAGATATTCATTAATTTGGTCTGTCCGTGATTCACTGTGTGTGActaagtaaatatttgtgttgcACATACCCATATTGTTGCACAGTACCCTCTCAACTACATATACAGAACATGGTCACTCTCTTCAACACTCTGGTAATCCACTTGATTTTTGGTCTTAATGGAGGTAGACATATCTGGAGAAAATCCAagtagattaatttttaaaagtttacatacaaattaaaaataaactgataTCTCATATCATAACAATTTATCTTCTAGAAGCTGTAGATACTGGTTGCCCAAGACGAAAATGGTATCTTCTCCTAAAATATTTTAACTGTCATGTATAGGTAGATATTGCCTCCTTCTGTCCACACCTCCTCTTCCCTGTGAGTAAAAGGACACAACCTATATGTCATTGTGATCCTGTCTTTAGGGTCCAATTTTGCTTtaattattactttaaaaatcttctgcttctgagtaATTATATTTTGACGGACTGTAATTAGGGATACAATATTGATGTGAAAGAAACTTCAACTTAAGCTGTGACATAGGGTAGTGGGTATGAAAAATCAATGAGTAAAGAATGCTGAAGGTATTACTGATAAAACATTTGAGCCAAGGATTTGtaaggagaaacaaaagaagTTGAGATTGAAAAAGAGATTACAGATAGGTTGACAGAAATTTAAGCTATGAAATTAAACATTGAAAGAAGGTACTCtgacaggagagaagaaaaatttTATTAGTTAGAGGTATGGGTCAGAGGTTACATATTCTTACTGCTATTGTACAGATTCAGGTTCAATACTCATAACAAAATAGTGCCTAAAGCTATCTGTAATACAAGTTCCATGGGATCTGCCATCTCCTTCTGTTTTGCCTGGGGAATAGGCATATATCTGGCATATTGATATATGACTTAATTAGGAtttcatttctgtgaagagatactGTGACCAAGAGAACTCTTATAAGGGAATATATTTAATTGAGCCCAGCTTACAGTATCAGAAGTCTAgcccactatcatcatggcagaaccCATGGCAgtatgtaggcagacatggtactggagaaggagctgaaagttttatatcttgatctgaaggtcGCCAGGAGGAGACTTTCTTCTGTACAGCATAGATCTTGATAATATGATCATAAAGCtaatccccacagtgacacatttcttccacCAAGGCCATATTTATTCCAAAGGGCCACAAGTCCTCATAATATCATGCCATGGGCCATAtatattcagaccaccacaacaTATGGACAGAAATAAATACCTATAcatacaaaatttaaatatatatttatgtaagcaattttatatgtaatattttcaaatatataatatattcaaacATATGTATTAGGGAAGGAAAGCTTTCTATCTCTAATATGTAGATATTATTTATTGTAGTGAAATACTTCTACAGGTGCTACATCAGTTTTCCTGTGTATTGTTTTCTAATAAACAAAAATTGTATCAACTACGAATCTGAAGTAACAAGTGAACTGATTGATAATTTATAATCATCAATTAATCCACACATTTTATAGAGCCTGtacataaaaatttatttttatttttaattttactggcTGAATAAAACAGCAAGAACATTGTGATTTTTACAAGGATCTGTATAATCTTCATGCTATAGTCTTAAATGAAGATGTTTTAGCACAGCACAACACCCTTAGTATACCTAATACCTAATACCTTGTGGTATTCATATTATTCAGCTGAGATGGGGGCAATTACAGCATTCTGATATGAAATATTTACTATCTCACCATTAGAGAAATTACCCATTCCAATTTATATGACTTTTCCAGTATTACTGAACTACTGAACAATCTAGTTTGATCCCTactgacagattttttttaaattttttttgtcaccCGGGCAATCCTCTATACAAAATGATGCTGCAtgccatttattttattataatacatCATTGTAAGTTTCGTATACATTAATTTGTGTAACTTTTCCTCCCCACAGGAAGTTTGTAAACTATAACGTTTAGAAATCAACAAAACATTGAATTAGAAGAAGCTTGGAGTATTATGGCCACAAATGTTAGAGTGGTTAATGTTTTATCCCTTGTGTCTGGATTAACTCTTCACATTTGATGTCCTGGCTCTGTGTCTCTTGTTCCTATGCCTCTCATTTCCATCCCAGGAATTCACTGTTTAACCCAGATTATATTTCCTTAGAACCTCTCCTTTAGGATCCCAATTAATTTTCATTAGTATTTAAGTACTTGCTCATTCCATCCTTACACTGACAGAGTGTTTTTAGAAAACCAGTGTTTTTCCTCACTGATATCTATAGGGTTGACGTGGTAGCTCCTACCAAAGAGGAGGAAAGTGTTAAAGTTTTGGTGTGGAGTTTCTAGAAGGATACTTTGCATCCTACAAATACTTTTATGAGAGGTAATAATGATTTAATTTTGATGTCACTGTGTTTTTAATGACTATATTCCTAATTCTTTTTTCAGTTGTtttctatttcatattt is part of the Rattus norvegicus strain BN/NHsdMcwi chromosome 1, GRCr8, whole genome shotgun sequence genome and harbors:
- the Fpr2l3 gene encoding formyl peptide receptor-related sequence 7, whose protein sequence is MESNFSIPQNGSEVVFYDSTTPRVIWIFLVVVLSITFVLGVLGNGLVIYVAGFRMASTVTTICYLNLALADFSYMASLPFQIISIVINGEWPFGWFLCKFVHMIININLFLSIFLITFIAMDRCICVLHPVWAQNYRTVNLARKVIVGAWILVLLLIFPHLIFLTTVRDERGKVHCICNVESWAATPEEQLKVSMTVRIISVTISFLIGFSIPMIFIVICYGLMAAKIGRRGFVNPSRPLRVLTAVAFSFFVCWFPFQLIFLLGNIGYKETMNSIHTWVNPASTLASFNSCLNPILYVFLGQQFRKKLIHSLSASLERALREDSVLNSDKVRNLFSHTKDSEP